The genomic window tcggtcggtattccccaacagtaagAAAACTTCATCCACCAAGTTTTCCTTGCATCACATCCACTGCCTCCATATTCCATATGTTCCACATAGCTTCAATTATTCTAGCATGCAACGCCCTATGCGGAAGGAACGGATTGTCTGACATCAACAAATCTAACGGTAGATCAAGTAATCTCATAAAAATCTCACAAAGTGACTATATGATTCACCCAAAAATCTCTCCATCCTCCCTTGCCTCAAGATAAAGTTCCAATCCTCTGTGATGCAACTTTTGCACCGCAGATTATGGTATTATTGTGGATGGTTATCACATCGTCTATCCGGTAAAGTTCAAATCCACTGCAAGTTTCACTACTGGATGGTTACTAACCTGACGGATCTAGTGGGATTTATTCGAATAGTTGGAAAGCCTCACTACATGTCATGTAACTAATGATTTCATATTTGTCATATGAGTGCTATATTTCAGCAATCCTCGGTGTTTATTGCCTATCAATTCTTCCCGATCAGGGTGGCAAAAGGTTGTTACAAGAGCCAGAAGTAGTAATATATTCATTCTCCTGTTCATTTGTTTGATAGGAAACTCTATTTCCGTCGACAAATAAAGGAGCAGATTCACTGCAGACTTTGGAGACTGCACAATTTCACtcgtccttttctttttttttgttttgtgggCAAACGCGATTTCCATTTGTTAATGCCATTCCACCAGTATAACTGCATGATGATTGCGTGGTAACACATGAAGCAGAGTTTGTGAGCTTCCAGTTATCTATTtgtagtggttaatttctaaagcgGATTTAATATCAAATAGATTCCTATCATCATAAACTTGCTCCAATCGCTTGGATTAAAACTTGATGGTGATAATCCGAGAGATTGCACTGAGTATTTTTGAGAGGAGCTCCTGATTTGGTTTTGTTTGTACACGGGCTATATAAAGGATTAAAGTGTTTTTCTTAAGACGTCAAAAGGTCAGAAATCTAGATCATAAAAGAACAACATCAAGCAACCACTCCGGCATAGCATTCGTCAATTTATGCTGTCTCGATGAAGACGACTTAAAACCACATCTTCCAAAAAAATAGACGAGAAACTGACGTTGTTTCCCCAGCCACGCACATCCGCGAGCTCTCTCTCTCATTGGCAAGCCAATCCCACGTCAATTAGACAGGGTCAATTCCCTTGCACCCACGTCgaaaccaaaccaaaccaaacAACCACGCAAGGCGGACCCTTAACGTCAACCACCCCACTAGCTCTCAATTCAGATTGCAGACATGGTGGGCTCCACCTACAAAAGAAATATGCGGCATCGCACGATGGACAAAATAGTTGGCATCCTCCATCGAGGTTCTTCAACGTACCGCTACCAGTGCATTCGAGTCTCGGAAATCTACCAACGCAAGACCTTTttctcttgagagaaaagaagaggatccCCCAAAGGCTTAAAACCCATGGCCGTTCTGGTCTACCACATCTTCGCCTTCTTCTCCCTGTCCTCCTACGGCCTCTACCACCTCATCTCCGCCACACGGGCCCACCTCAAACACCCTTcccctccctcctcctcctcctcctcctcagccCCCCGCGGCGCCGGCGACCACTTCGCCCATCCTTACTACCCCCTGCCCCTCCCCCCACACCGCCACCATCTTCTCCGCCACCTCCCCCTCTACCTTGCCGCCATCTCTCTCCTCATTGCCATCGCCCACTACGCCTTCTTATCCCCCGCCGCGGCCGACGGTCGCTCCCCCGTCCACCGCCTCGCCACCCTCCAGTCCGCCGCCGcacttctcctcttcctcctcctcgccGCCGCCGCCCTCCTCCTTCCGCACCCCCTCCCTCCCGacctcctcttcctccttgctTCCCTCGCCTTTGCCCTCCTCACCGCAGCTTCTGCCCATTCGGCCGCTGCCTACCAGACCATCGACCTCCAGGCCAAGTGCGACTCCCTCTCCGCAGCCGCCTCCGCCGCCTCCGCCGCCGCCTGCCTTGCCCTAGCCCTCAACCCGGGCCTCTTCCCCGCGGAGCTTGCCCTCGCTGGCTCCATCGTCCTCCAGGGTCTCTGGTCCCTCCAGTCCGGGCTCTCCCTCTACGTGGACGCCTTCATCCCCGACGGCTGCCACCGCCTTCTCGACGTCCCCGCCGGCTCCGCCACCCGCTGC from Elaeis guineensis isolate ETL-2024a chromosome 9, EG11, whole genome shotgun sequence includes these protein-coding regions:
- the LOC105050971 gene encoding uncharacterized protein, whose protein sequence is MAVLVYHIFAFFSLSSYGLYHLISATRAHLKHPSPPSSSSSSSAPRGAGDHFAHPYYPLPLPPHRHHLLRHLPLYLAAISLLIAIAHYAFLSPAAADGRSPVHRLATLQSAAALLLFLLLAAAALLLPHPLPPDLLFLLASLAFALLTAASAHSAAAYQTIDLQAKCDSLSAAASAASAAACLALALNPGLFPAELALAGSIVLQGLWSLQSGLSLYVDAFIPDGCHRLLDVPAGSATRCDLEDSRLRAAAILDLAFVLHATLVAAVAVLVYAAVSRASVAGGGLGRRHNGGSYEALPTSSTGALGDLDLVQMKQLAKNSTQA